The proteins below are encoded in one region of Mangifera indica cultivar Alphonso chromosome 7, CATAS_Mindica_2.1, whole genome shotgun sequence:
- the LOC123219940 gene encoding WEB family protein At3g02930, chloroplastic-like: MSTKSKSSLPETPSKPSPATPRVSKLSRGVAKSESDSHSPLQNSRLSVDRSPRSTNSKPTIDRRSPKVITTPPAKARTPPEKPQSRLVKGSELQAQLSLAQEDLKKAKDQMALIEKEKMQAIEELKEAQRVADEANEKLREAVVAQKRAEEDFEIEKFRAVEMEQAGIEAAQKKEEEWQKEIEAVRNQHALDVAALLSTTQELQRIKQELAMTSDAKNQALSHADDATRIAEIHAEKVEILSSELSRLKALLDSKRESETIENKMLLKLEEEVNFLKEKLEKSKSTEEKLMEREASIEELNVELEAAKMAESYAHNLMEEWKARIEELEMQVEEALKLKRSASESLDSVMRQLEENNDLLHEAESEIASLKEKAGLLEMTIGRQRGDLEELDRCLDMAKNETSEMGKTVESLKSELETVKEEKVQALNNEKLAASSVQNLLEEKNKLINELENSREEEEKSKKAMESLASALHEVSAEAREAKEKLLSSQNELESYEAQIENLKLVLKATNEKHETMLDDAKHEIELLSNTIQQSKNEFEMSKAEWEEKEVHLLDCVKKSEEENSSMEKELNRLVNLLKQNEEEASAKKEEEDQLREGLKEVEAEVIYLQETLGQAKAESMKLKESLLDKETELQSVIQENEELRATEAVSLKKVEELSKLLEEALTKKQTEENGELTDSEKDYDLLPKVVEFSEENGHASEDKSKMDLPPLPTKEEKKEDPKEKNNGFNDENLEKVAAKVENGNGKPKEDESKEKEDDSVEVEFKMWESCKIEKEFSPDRELEKESFEEEVNSKVDGSEIDQINGLSSTEHVEDGATSPTRQLQQKKKKPFMRKFGSLLKKKPTSNQK; this comes from the exons ATGTCAACCAAATCCAA ATCTAGTTTACCTGAAACTCCTAGCAAACCTTCACCAGCTACTCCTAGAGTGAGTAAACTTAGCAGGGGAGTGGCTAAATCAGAATCTGATTCTCACTCTCCCCTGCAAAATTCTCGTCTTTCGGTTGATCGATCTCCCAGATCCACTAACTCGAAGCCAACAATTGACCGAAGATCACCAAAGGTTATTACTACGCCACCAGCCAAGGCTCGTACCCCACCTGAA AAACCACAATCACGACTTGTGAAGGGATCCGAATTGCAGGCTCAGTTGAGTCTTGCTCAGGAAGATCTAAAGAAAGCAAAGGATCAGATGGCATTAATTGAAAAGGAGAAGATGCAAGCAATTGAGGAGCTGAAAGAAGCTCAGAGAGTAGCTGATGAGGCAAATGAGAAACTAAGGGAGGCTGTGGTGGCTCAAAAGCGAGCTGAGGAGGATTTTGAGATTGAGAAGTTCCGGGCTGTTGAAATGGAACAGGCGGGAATAGAGGCAGCCcagaaaaaggaagaggaatGGCAGAAAGAGATTGAAGCTGTGAGGAATCAACATGCTTTGGATGTTGCTGCTCTTCTGTCTACCACACAAGAGCTGCAAAGGATAAAGCAGGAACTGGCCATGACTTCTGATGCTAAGAACCAGGCATTGAGCCATGCTGATGATGCCACTAGGATTGCTGAGATCCATGCCGAGAAAGTGGAAATTCTCTCATCTGAGTTGTCCCGGTTGAAGGCATTACTTGATTCAAAGCGTGAATCAGAGACCATTGAAAATAAGATGTTGTTGAAGCTAGAAGAAGAGgtaaattttttgaaagaaaaacttgaaaaatcaaaaagCACTGAGGAAAAGCTGATGGAAAGAGAAGCTTCTATTGAAGAGCTTAACGTTGAGCTAGAGGCTGCTAAGATGGCCGAATCATATGCTCATAATTTAATGGAGGAATGGAAAGCCAGGATAGAAGAATTAGAAATGCAGGTTGAGGAGGCACTTAAATTGAAGAGATCAGCATCAGAATCTTTGGATTCAGTCATGAGGCAACTGGAGGAAAACAATGATTTGTTGCATGAAGCAGAATCTGAGATTGCTTCACTTAAAGAGAAGGCTGGGTTGTTGGAAATGACAATTGGAAGACAGAGAGGGGATCTAGAGGAATTGGATCGTTGTCTTGATATGGCGAAAAACGAAACTTCTGAAATGGGTAAGACAGTTGAATCTTTGAAGTCTGAGCTAGAAACCGTGAAGGAAGAGAAAGTTCAAGCTTTAAACAATGAGAAGCTTGCAGCTTCCAGTGTTCAGAACCTGCTAGAAGAGAAAAACAAGCTCATTAACGAGTTGGAGAATTCTCGGGAAGAAGAGGAGAAGAGCAAGAAGGCGATGGAAAGCTTAGCTTCAGCATTGCATGAAGTCTCTGCAGAAGCAAGGGAAGCCAAAGAAAAACTGTTATCCAGTCAAAATGAGCTTGAAAGTTATGAGGcccaaatagaaaatttaaagttGGTCCTGAAAGCAACAAATGAGAAGCATGAAACCATGCTTGATGATGCTAAACATGAAATTGAGCTTCTTTCAAACACGATTCAACAGTCCAAGAATGAATTCGAGATGTCTAAAGCTGAGTGGGAGGAAAAAGAGGTTCATTTGTTGGATTGTGTAAAGAAATCAGAAGAAGAAAACTCTTCAATGGAAAAGGAACTAAATAGGTTGGTGAATCTGCTCAAACAAAATGAGGAAGAAGCTAGTGccaaaaaggaagaagaagatcagCTAAGGGAAGGCCTTAAAGAGGTTGAAGCTGAGGTGATTTATCTGCAGGAAACTCTTGGGCAAGCTAAGGCCGAGAGCATGAAACTGAAGGAGAGTTTGTTGGACAAAGAAACTGAGTTGCAGAGTGTAATTCAAGAAAACGAGGAACTCCGAGCTACAGAAGCTGTGTCTCTTAAGAAGGTTGAGGAATTGTCTAAGTTGCTTGAAGAAGCTTTGACCAAAAAGCAAACTGAGGAAAATGGTGAGCTTACAGATAGTGAGAAAGACTATGATCTCCTTCCAAAGGTTGTTGAATTCTCTGAAGAGAATGGACATGCTAGTGAAGACAAGTCTAAAATGGACCTTCCACCACTACCAACcaaggaagagaaaaaagaagatcctaaagaaaaaaataatggctTCAATGATGAGAATCTTGAAAAGGTTGCTGCCAAAGTTGAGAATGGCAATGGAAAGCCGAAAGAAGATGAGagcaaagagaaagaagatgattCAGTTGAAGTTGAGTTCAAGATGTGGGAGAGCTGCAAAATTGAAAAGGAGTTTTCTCCCGACAGAGAACTGGAGAAGGAATCATTTGAAGAGGAAGTGAATTCAAAGGTGGATGGCAGTGAAATTGATCAGATAAATGGACTATCGTCCACAGAACATGTTGAGGATGGTGCAACCTCACCAACAAGGCAGCtacagcagaagaagaagaaaccttTTATGAGGAAGTTTGGAAGCTTACTCAAGAAGAAGCCGACTAGCAACCAGAAGTAG